Proteins encoded by one window of Blastocatellia bacterium:
- a CDS encoding DUF937 domain-containing protein: MSSIMDMVMEQLQSGGVQQLSQMLGADENSVGSAVSAAVPVLMQALANNASNPDGASSLFQALDRDHDGSIFDDIAGFLANPQAGNGNPRAGNGAGILGHVLGGHTDSVAAGLSQGTGLNVDTVSRLLQLVAPIVMGALGKSVRQEGLDANGLASMLGEQTQAAAAQSSNWLGLVSSFLDADKDGSALDDVAGLVGRFFSNR, translated from the coding sequence ATGAGTTCTATCATGGATATGGTTATGGAGCAATTGCAAAGTGGCGGTGTGCAACAGCTCAGTCAAATGCTTGGCGCAGATGAAAACAGCGTCGGCAGCGCAGTTTCAGCCGCTGTGCCGGTGTTAATGCAGGCGCTCGCCAATAATGCGTCGAATCCCGATGGCGCTTCGTCGTTGTTTCAGGCGCTGGATCGTGATCATGATGGCAGTATCTTTGACGATATTGCTGGATTCCTTGCCAATCCACAGGCCGGCAACGGCAACCCCAGGGCTGGTAATGGCGCGGGCATCTTGGGTCATGTGCTCGGCGGTCATACCGATTCTGTCGCCGCTGGTTTGTCGCAGGGAACAGGCCTCAATGTTGATACGGTGAGCCGCCTTCTTCAACTGGTTGCCCCAATCGTCATGGGTGCGCTGGGCAAGAGCGTGCGCCAAGAGGGGCTGGATGCTAATGGATTAGCTTCCATGCTAGGTGAGCAGACGCAAGCAGCGGCAGCGCAATCGTCGAATTGGTTGGGATTGGTGAGTAGCTTTTTGGATGCGGATAAGGATGGCAGCGCGCTGGACGACGTAGCCGGTTTGGTCGGCCGATTTTTCAGTAATCGCTAA